One window of Quercus robur chromosome 12, dhQueRobu3.1, whole genome shotgun sequence genomic DNA carries:
- the LOC126710448 gene encoding glutathione S-transferase-like has protein sequence MAAIKAHGSLISTATNRVLVTLYEKELEFEFVSVDMSTGEHKKDHFLSLNPFGQVPALEHGDLKLFESRAITKFVACEYANKGTQLIHQDSKKMAITLVWMEVEAQQYDPVASKLVWELRIKPLVGMVTDKAIVEENEAKLAKVLDVYEKRLAHSKYLGGDCFTLADLHHLPTLQYLLGTQSQKLFDSRPHVSAWVADITARPAWLKVQAMRKKH, from the exons ATGGCAGCCATCAAAGCCCATGGAAGCCTTATCTCAACAGCTACAAACCGAGTTCTAGTTACCCTTTATGAGAAAGAGCTTGAATTTGAGTTTGTTTCTGTAGATATGAGTACTGGTGAACATAAAAAAGATCATTTCCTGTCCCTCAAT CCATTTGGTCAAGTTCCAGCTTTAGAACATGGAGATCTGAAGCTCTTTG AATCAAGGGCAATTACCAAATTCGTTGCCTGCGAGTATGCTAACAAGGGAACCCAACTGATACACCAAGACTCCAAGAAGATGGCAATCACATTGGTTTGGATGGAGGTGGAGGCCCAACAGTATGACCCAGTAGCTTCAAAGCTAGTCTGGGAGCTGAGAATAAAGCCATTGGTTGGCATGGTTACAGACAAAGCAATTGTGGAGGAAAATGAAGCTAAGCTGGCTAAGGTTCTTGATGTCTATGAGAAACGACTGGCTCATTCAAAATACTTGGGAGGTGACTGCTTCACCTTGGCAGATTTACATCACCTTCCAACTCTTCAATACTTGTTGGGCACACAATCTCAAAAGCTCTTTGATTCACGCCCCCATGTCAGTGCATGGGTAGCTGATATCACAGCAAGGCCAGCTTGGTTGAAGGTCCAAGCCATGCGAAAGAAGCACTAA
- the LOC126710443 gene encoding pentatricopeptide repeat-containing protein At5g56310-like has translation MMMNTITSKIVYLLSNCTSLKHIHQIQAQLILQGLYSNTTIAHHFITASQSLGVLDSALALFTQLHRPHVFICNTLIRAFSHSHIPHTPLYIYTHMHRNCILANNYTFPFLLKSLSDSHDLKQAQCVHTHVVKLGHLYDIYVQNSLLDVYASCGQMGLCHKVFDEMTQRDVVSWTVLIMGYKNAGKYDDALMAFEQMQYAGVVPNHVTMVNALAACANFGALDMGVWIHDFIKRSGWELDVILGTALIDMYGKCGRIEEGLCVFESMKEKNVFTWNALIKGLALAKSGEEAVLWFNRMELEGFKADEVTLVGVLCACSHSGFVDTGRWIFNSLIGGKYGFSPGVKHYACMVDLFARAGYLEDTFKFIRDMPFEPTKAMWGSLLAGSRARGNLKFSEFAAWKLVELEPENSGYYVVLSNLYAEMGRWSDVEKVRIMMKERGLMKDLGRSSVELEPQEHVYELLVAH, from the coding sequence ATGATGATGAATACTATTACAAGCAAGATTGTGTATCTACTAAGCAATTGCACGTCTCTTAAACACATACACCAAATTCAAGCCCAACTCATCCTCCAAGGCCTATACTCAAACACCACTATTGCCCACCACTTCATCACTGCGTCCCAATCATTAGGCGTGTTGGATTCGGCTCTTGCTCTCTTTACTCAACTACACAGACCCCATGTTTTCATTTGCAACACTCTCATTAGAgccttctctcactctcacatcCCCCACACCCCTCTCTATATATACACCCACATGCATAGAAACTGTATACTTGCTAATAATTATACCTTCCCTTTCCTCCTCAAGTCCTTGTCTGACTCCCATGATCTTAAACAAGCTCAATGCGTACATACCCATGTCGTGAAATTGGGTCATCTTTATGATATTTATGTCCAAAATTCATTGTTGGATGTGTACGCATCGTGTGGACAAATGGGGTTATGTCATAAAGTGTTTGACGAAATGACTCAGAGAGATGTTGTGTCGTGGACGGTTTTGATTATGGGGTATAAGAATGCTGGGAAATATGATGATGCTTTGATGGCTTTTGAGCAAATGCAATATGCAGGCGTGGTGCCAAATCATGTTACTATGGTCAATGCATTGGCGGCGTGTGCAAACTTTGGGGCCCTTGATATGGGGGTGTGGATTCATGATTTTATAAAGAGGAGTGGATGGGAATTGGATGTGATTTTGGGGACTGCTTTGATTGACATGTATGGAAAATGTGGGAGAATTGAAGAGGGGTTGTGTGTTTTCGAAAGCATGAAGGAGAAGAATGTGTTTACGTGGAATGCACTTATCAAAGGACTAGCACTTGCTAAAAGTGGTGAAGAGGCGGTTTTGTGGTTTAATAGAATGGAGCTAGAAGGGTTCAAGGCCGATGAAGTGACTTTGGTTGGAGTGCTTTGTGCTTGTAGTCACTCTGGATTTGTGGATACCGGAAGATGGATATTTAATTCCTTGATTGGTGGGAAGTATGGGTTTTCACCCGGTGTTAAACATTATGCATGTATGGTGGATCTGTTTGCGCGTGCTGGATATCTTGAAGACACTTTCAAATTCATAAGAGACATGCCTTTTGAGCCTACGAAAGCTATGTGGGGATCGTTGCTTGCTGGTTCTAGAGCTCGGGGGAATTTGAAATTCAGTGAGTTTGCAGCTTGGAAGCTTGTGGAACTGGAACCAGAGAATAGTGGTTACTATGTTGTGCTCTCTAATCTGTATGCAGAGATGGGAAGATGGAGTGATGTTGAGAAAGTGCGGATTATGATGAAAGAGAGAGGACTTATGAAGGACTTGGGTCGTAGTTCTGTGGAGCTTGAACCTCAGGAGCATGTTTATGAATTATTAGTAGCACATTAA